One window of Triticum dicoccoides isolate Atlit2015 ecotype Zavitan chromosome 5A, WEW_v2.0, whole genome shotgun sequence genomic DNA carries:
- the LOC119299005 gene encoding uncharacterized protein LOC119299005 isoform X3 — MWFVERYIGKLKSNVRNKARPEGSIAEAFLADECMTFCSRYIVGFETKHNLPLQNEDNDEWVGHHDIAHGSRLFPHSGNPLGKPRNYVLSGVAKVQAHRYVLFNCSDVNSYLRAHADEITNGRNLNPDVVERIQNDKFHEWFQAHANQVFYVEDELNPGWSVVMKLPKPRDLYDLGNLEWEAQTENEPFHVSQLGESLKIKNNEEHWVRTDVEGTIVDANNASSNEE; from the exons ATGTGGTTTGTGGAAAG GTATATAGGTAAGCTGAAGTCAAATGTCCGTAACAAAGCTCGTCCCGAAGGATCTATCGCTGAAGCATTTTTGGCAGATGAGTGCATGACATTCTGTTCAAGATATATTGTCGGTTTTGAGACCAAACATAACTTGCCTTTGCAGAATGAAGATAACGACGAGTGGGTTGGGCATCATGATATTGCACATGGATCAAGATTATTTCCACATTCTGGCAATCCACTTGGAAAGCCTAGGAATTATGTACTAAGCGGTGTGGCAAAAGTACAGGCACATAGATATGTCTTGTTCAATTGCTCTGATGTGAATTCATACCTTAG GGCTCATGCTGATGAGATCACTAATGGACGCAATTTAAACCCTGATGTTGTCGAGAGGATTCAAAATGATAAGTTCCACGAATGGTTCCAAGCTCAT GCGAATCAAGTGTTCTATGTGGAAGATGAATTGAATCCAGGTTGGTCTGTGGTAATGAAGTTGCCAAAGCCTAGAGATTTATATGACTTAGGCAACTTGGAATGGGAAGCGCAGACAGAAAATGAGCCATTCCATGTTTCACAGCTTGGAGAGAGTTTGAAAATAAAGAACAATGAAGAACATTGGGTTAGAACAGACGTTGAGGGGACAATAGTGGATGCTAATAATGCTTCGAGCAACGAAGAATAA
- the LOC119299005 gene encoding uncharacterized protein LOC119299005 isoform X2 yields the protein MWFVERYIGKLKSNVRNKARPEGSIAEAFLADECMTFCSRYIVGFETKHNLPLQNEDNDEWVGHHDIAHGSRLFPHSGNPLGKPRNYVLSGVAKVQAHRYVLFNCSDVNSYLRAHADEITNGRNLNPDVVERIQNDKFHEWFQAHIKKLEKENGIHNIEKDIRLLARGPVNAAKTYCAFNSRGYHFRPKRLDKETQNSGVMANQVFYVEDELNPGWSVVMKLPKPRDLYDLGNLEWEAQTENEPFHVSQLGESLKIKNNEEHWVRTDVEGTIVDANNASSNEE from the exons ATGTGGTTTGTGGAAAG GTATATAGGTAAGCTGAAGTCAAATGTCCGTAACAAAGCTCGTCCCGAAGGATCTATCGCTGAAGCATTTTTGGCAGATGAGTGCATGACATTCTGTTCAAGATATATTGTCGGTTTTGAGACCAAACATAACTTGCCTTTGCAGAATGAAGATAACGACGAGTGGGTTGGGCATCATGATATTGCACATGGATCAAGATTATTTCCACATTCTGGCAATCCACTTGGAAAGCCTAGGAATTATGTACTAAGCGGTGTGGCAAAAGTACAGGCACATAGATATGTCTTGTTCAATTGCTCTGATGTGAATTCATACCTTAG GGCTCATGCTGATGAGATCACTAATGGACGCAATTTAAACCCTGATGTTGTCGAGAGGATTCAAAATGATAAGTTCCACGAATGGTTCCAAGCTCAT ATAAAGAAATTGGAGAAGGAAAATGGCATCCACAACATTGAAAAGGATATTAGATTGCTCGCCCGGGGCCCAGTAAATGCAGCCAAAACATATTGCGCTTTCAACTCCCGAGGCTACCATTTTAGGCCTAAACGCTTGGATAAAGAGACACAAAATAGTGGAGTCATG GCGAATCAAGTGTTCTATGTGGAAGATGAATTGAATCCAGGTTGGTCTGTGGTAATGAAGTTGCCAAAGCCTAGAGATTTATATGACTTAGGCAACTTGGAATGGGAAGCGCAGACAGAAAATGAGCCATTCCATGTTTCACAGCTTGGAGAGAGTTTGAAAATAAAGAACAATGAAGAACATTGGGTTAGAACAGACGTTGAGGGGACAATAGTGGATGCTAATAATGCTTCGAGCAACGAAGAATAA
- the LOC119299005 gene encoding uncharacterized protein LOC119299005 isoform X1: MWFVERYIGKLKSNVRNKARPEGSIAEAFLADECMTFCSRYIVGFETKHNLPLQNEDNDEWVGHHDIAHGSRLFPHSGNPLGKPRNYVLSGVAKVQAHRYVLFNCSDVNSYLRAHADEITNGRNLNPDVVERIQNDKFHEWFQAHIKKLEKENGIHNIEKDIRLLARGPVNAAKTYCAFNSRGYHFRPKRLDKETQNSGVMVTAKTSSYASAHDANPVLRDVTYYGRVIDIVELNYSGQFSVVLFKCDWVNVFLETGMKKDKYGYTLVNFSHLIHKGEKIEHEPFIFPNQANQVFYVEDELNPGWSVVMKLPKPRDLYDLGNLEWEAQTENEPFHVSQLGESLKIKNNEEHWVRTDVEGTIVDANNASSNEE; the protein is encoded by the exons ATGTGGTTTGTGGAAAG GTATATAGGTAAGCTGAAGTCAAATGTCCGTAACAAAGCTCGTCCCGAAGGATCTATCGCTGAAGCATTTTTGGCAGATGAGTGCATGACATTCTGTTCAAGATATATTGTCGGTTTTGAGACCAAACATAACTTGCCTTTGCAGAATGAAGATAACGACGAGTGGGTTGGGCATCATGATATTGCACATGGATCAAGATTATTTCCACATTCTGGCAATCCACTTGGAAAGCCTAGGAATTATGTACTAAGCGGTGTGGCAAAAGTACAGGCACATAGATATGTCTTGTTCAATTGCTCTGATGTGAATTCATACCTTAG GGCTCATGCTGATGAGATCACTAATGGACGCAATTTAAACCCTGATGTTGTCGAGAGGATTCAAAATGATAAGTTCCACGAATGGTTCCAAGCTCAT ATAAAGAAATTGGAGAAGGAAAATGGCATCCACAACATTGAAAAGGATATTAGATTGCTCGCCCGGGGCCCAGTAAATGCAGCCAAAACATATTGCGCTTTCAACTCCCGAGGCTACCATTTTAGGCCTAAACGCTTGGATAAAGAGACACAAAATAGTGGAGTCATGGTAACTGCAAAAACTTCTAGTTATGCTTCAGCACATGATGCCAATCCTGTTTTACGTGATGTGACGTACTACGGGAGGGTAATTGATATTGTCGAGCTAAACTACTCTGGACAGTTTTCAGTGGTGTTGTTTAAATGTGATTGGGTTAATGTGTTCTTAGAAACAGGAATGAAAAAAGACAAGTACGGTTACACACTTGTCAACTTCTCACATCTAATACACAAAGGAGAAAAGATTGAGCATGAGCCTTTTATTTTCCCTAACCAGGCGAATCAAGTGTTCTATGTGGAAGATGAATTGAATCCAGGTTGGTCTGTGGTAATGAAGTTGCCAAAGCCTAGAGATTTATATGACTTAGGCAACTTGGAATGGGAAGCGCAGACAGAAAATGAGCCATTCCATGTTTCACAGCTTGGAGAGAGTTTGAAAATAAAGAACAATGAAGAACATTGGGTTAGAACAGACGTTGAGGGGACAATAGTGGATGCTAATAATGCTTCGAGCAACGAAGAATAA